ttattttttcGTGGTCTGAATCATTTTAAAACTTTTAGAACACTAATATGTGGATTGGTTGTGCAAGAATAATGCCATCATACTTGTATTGCACAACTTTAGTGCATATATAATCTTACTATCCTCTATGGCCTACTACACATAATAATGATGATAAAAATCATGCACTGCTTGTGATTGAAAAACAAAAATGTCCCATCTTTGTCAAATGAGTGAACATTTTCAGCAAAACAAAATATAAATACACACATCTCATCGACGAATTTGTGCATCTTATTATCAGCTATGTATGTTAGGCTCAATCTTTGCTGAGCCTACTCGCCCGTAACAACACGAACAATAATCATGCATTACATACATACATCACATTCATTGCCCTTGCCCGCTCCGCTAACATAAGAACAAAATCGGCGGTAACAATATCATCTCAATATGCTATGCTACACTCATCCCTCTACACAAACACAATGTCTATACCAATGGATGCATGGTTCATCCATATCCCCCCTTTTTTCAGCTTCGATCAACTCGAAGAAGTATTTGGTCGCCACATGGTCTTCTGCACAAACAGAAGGCCTTCATTGTCCTGGGAGTACGACAGCCGGACCTCCCAGTGCAGCGACTTGACGATCGACTCCACCTCGCGTATCGTCTCCATATCGTCCCTGACGATCAGCCTCCCTTCCGGCCTCACGATCCGGTCCACCTCCACAATCACACCCAACAGTTCGCACCTACAGCAGTATCATTCAGCATTTAAGTCAAACTTCAACTTCAGCAGGTTAAACAGCATTTGATTAGTCATGGTTGTTTTCATGCCATGTCGGTTTTCCCTAGTGAAAAGACCATTACCTCTTCTTAATCTTGGAGAAGAGATGGTTAGCGTGGACAAGATCATAGCTTCTCGGGTAGGTGCTAAACGACTCGCACCAGTCATGGTAGAGTCCAAACAGCCCGCGCTCGTATATGATTGGGAGTGTGTCGGGCGAATCAATTGGAACTACATTCATGACCCACACCTTCATATTTCGTAAAGCTGCTGCAAACCTAAAACAGGAAGCAGATGACACGGATTTAATGTTATGTACTGCAGTATGATGAAATCTTCTGCTTCTGGGCTTGTGAAGAACAGTTGACATAAACACTGCTAACATAGATTGGCATGGAAGGAGAGGAGAGACTGGGTGGCGCCATTTTCATTCTTTTCGATGCTAAAAAAGAGCAATGATATGAGCCGTTCTTACCCTCCGTATACAGCTTTCATGTCCATAACGTTTCTGACAGCAGACCAGTCAATACCCAGGCCTTCCATATACGAATTGCTTATCACCCGCTTCCAGTGCTCGTAGTCCGCTTGAAAATCTTCAGGAGCAGGCTTTCCATACACTCCAGTCTCAGAGCTTTTCAGCCAGTAAGGAGGTTTTTCCACCCTCAATGGCCATTCCTCTGGCCACCGTAAACCACGCATGGTGGGGTCTCTGGGCAATTTATGCATACAAGACTGCAATGAAACATTCCTGAAGGGTAAAAAGAGAATACATGAACCTAAAATTAGCCACAAGGTTTGGTAATCAGCATGAAAGATATAGCCTGTTGAGAATGAGAACACTTACCAGGCAGCATCAGGATTATCAAACTCTCCACACAGTGGAGGGTTTGCAGCAGATCTTCCATCATAGCATCGGTTGTCCATTGGTTTTTGGAAAATCGCTACTCCCACTCGATTTATCCTGTCCTTCACTTTATTGACCACATTCCAGCACATTGACCTTGTTAGAGCAGACATCGCTGACAATGTGCAAAACAAAATCGATATTAGATAAGGATTCACCATTTCGTTACATCAGGAGTTGACATAGAGTTTCTGGGCGACAATGGTATGTCCACAGTGCAAAAATAATTTAACAGTAATCATCAAATAATTTACCTTCCCATATCTCGACATCTTCTGGCAGTTTCTGGTATACAGGAGTAGCAGACCACACAAAGTAACCACCAGGCCGTAACAGTCTGTTCAATTCTAGCAAGAGCTTACCGCCTGCCAGACAACACTGACAGTTTCAGACAACAGCAACACAGAGGAATGATATTTTACAAGAAGAAGCTTGTAAAAGAAAGTACCTTCAATATGCCATGGTACCCTACAGCGCGCGCAGTGTACAGCATCAAAGACCCCGCCAGGAAATGGGAGCCTTTTGGTACCCATAACCGCTGATATAGCAGGGATTCCTCTCTCGAGGGCAAACTGCACCTGAGCTTCATGCTCATCTTTAGGCGCGAACGACATCGTAAGCACATCTCTGTCAAATAGATATCCTCCAAAGCTAGCAACTCCACAGCCAACATCTAAAACTACGCGGGTTCGTTTTCCCCATGCCACATCTTTCTTTGCCTGTTTAGTAGCATCACACATGTCAAACAGAGAACCTCAGTTTCAACCTACTCAACGAATCATTTGCATTATCTGACCATAGCATGCCTAGAACAATATTTTCACAACGCAACTTGAGAATGATATTCAAACGAATTGTAGCATGTCTGAGTGTTACCTCCTGAATGAAATCAATGTAATGCAGAGCACCACGCTTGAACTGTGTTCCGCCTCCTGGAAAGACAAGGTGCTCCCCGGAGACATTAACCCAGTTCTGGTGCCCCTTGTACTCCACCAGCTTGGTATGAGGAACATTGCTATACCATATCTGAACCAAAAAAAAACCTCTGTCAGTCAGGTAAACAAACCAAAACATGTCTGAAGATAACTGAAATCATGCACCAAAGACAGAGAATTCAGTTCAGTGTCCAACTAGAAAGAACCTGGTCTCTGCTCTCCGGCCACCTTATCGGACTCCGGTAGCCCGGCGGCAGGGGGACGAGGCAGGTCGGGGCCTCCTCGGGGCAATGCCGCTCCCGGTGCTCGTAGTGCTTGTCGCTCCGGAGCTTCCTGATGGCCTCCACGTTGTCGAGGCACGGGATGTAGTCGGCTCCGGCGTCGACGTCGCAGAGCTTCCAGCTGTGGCTCGCCGCCTGGACACTCGAAGACGCGTTGGTTCGCTCGTTGGTCTCCGTGTTGGACT
Above is a window of Triticum aestivum cultivar Chinese Spring unplaced genomic scaffold, IWGSC CS RefSeq v2.1 scaffold182847, whole genome shotgun sequence DNA encoding:
- the LOC123172243 gene encoding probable methyltransferase PMT26 (The sequence of the model RefSeq protein was modified relative to this genomic sequence to represent the inferred CDS: added 930 bases not found in genome assembly), with protein sequence MAVPSADRKRRPFLLSLSLFLLLSALLVLLVLFLDSSAQSLPFLPSRPSRLSAPSPYLPHQQHSPTPVPTPGGSPDSQPNGPAAAAAKSDVKADASRPNAPAAVAGGSGTSTPSRTADDSSHPAAVDADATAIDAAGVNGGEAEDDGAVAEVRWETCKVRRGVSATDYIPCLDNIRAIKALRSRRHMEHRERHCPAPPPRCLVRMPAGYRLPVPWPRSRDMIWYNNVPHPKLVEYKKDQNWVTKSGDYLVFPGGGTQFKDGVARYIQFVEQIMPTIQWGTHTRTVLDVGCGVASFGGYLLDRNVITMSLAPKDEHEAQVQFALERGIPAISAVMGTKRLPFPGGVFDAVHCARCRVPWHIEGGKLLLELNRLLRPGGYFVWSATPVYQKLPEDVEIWEAMSALTRSMCWNVVNKVKDRINRVGVAIFQKPMDNRCYDGRSAANPPLCGEFDNPDAAWNVSLQSCMHKLPRDPTMRGLRWPEEWPLRVEKPPYWLKSSETGVYGKPAPEDFQADYEHWKRVISNSYMEGLGIDWSAVRNVMDMKAVYGGFAAALRNMKVWVMNVVPIDSPDTLPIIYERGLFGLYHDWCESFSTYPRSYDLVHANHLFSKIKKRCELLGVIVEVDRIVRPEGRLIVRDDMETIREVESIVKSLHWEVRLSYSQDNEGLLFVQKTMWRPNTSSS